One genomic region from Pempheris klunzingeri isolate RE-2024b chromosome 4, fPemKlu1.hap1, whole genome shotgun sequence encodes:
- the dusp14 gene encoding dual specificity protein phosphatase 14: MGSRSQGFFHHHHHHRSSMVPTVVPRLLPENGSLLGGIAQITPNLFLSRGNVASNRSLLLSKGITCVVNATIELPNFNWPHMEYVKVPLADMPHSPISLYFDTVADKIHSVGRKRGAVLVHCAAGVSRSASLCLAYLMKYHRVSLAEAHAWVKARRPVIRPNGGFWRQLIEYERKLFGRNSVKMVQTPYGVIPDVYERDRRSLAPYWGL; the protein is encoded by the coding sequence ATGGGTTCCCGCAGCCAAGGCTtcttccaccaccaccaccaccaccgcagCTCCATGGTGCCCACTGTGGTGCCGAGGCTGCTGCCTGAGAATGGCAGCCTGCTTGGGGGCATCGCACAAATCACCCCCAACCTCTTCCTCAGCAGGGGGAACGTGGCATCCAACCGCAGCCTGCTGCTGTCCAAAGGCATCACCTGTGTGGTCAACGCCACCATCGAGCTCCCCAACTTCAACTGGCCTCACATGGAGTATGTAAAGGTCCCTCTGGCGGACATGCCCCACTCCCCCATCTCCTTGTACTTCGACACCGTGGCTGATAAGATCCACAGCGTGGGACGAAAGCGAGGGGCAGTGCTGGTGCACTGCGCAGCGGGGGTGAGCCGCTCAGCCTCTCTGTGCCTGGCGTACCTCATGAAGTATCACCGTGTCTCTCTGGCCGAGGCCCACGCCTGGGTCAAAGCCCGCCGCCCCGTCATCAGGCCTAATGGCGGCTTCTGGCGCCAGCTCATCGAGTATGAGAGGAAGCTGTTTGGTAGAAACTCTGTAAAGATGGTGCAGACGCCGTACGGGGTCATTCCTGATGTTTATGAGAGGGACCGCAGGAGCCTGGCTCCTTACTGGGGCCTGTGA